The following is a genomic window from Planctomycetia bacterium.
CGCTGAATTCGGTGAGGTCGGCATCCGCGGCAATTCGATTGTCGTCGGAGCGAAGGGCGGCGGAGTTATGACGCCGGGCTCGGGCTCAGCTTATTTCTTCAACCTCTCGTGCGAGGGGGCTTGCTGCCTGGGCGACGGGATGTGCCTTCTCTTGACGCCGGAAGATTGCGCGATGATGAGCGGTACTCACCTGGGTAATGGGTCTTTGTGCGGGCCGGATTCCTGTCTCTTCTTGACGAGAGGTTGCGCCGGCGACCTGAACAACGATTGCGCGGTGACGGAACTCGATCTGCCGATTTTCGTTGACGCCCTGCTCGGTATGGTTGTGTTATCTCCGGCGGCTGAATGCCGTGCCGATGTGAATGCAGACGGCGATCTGAACGGGCTCGATATTCAGCCGTTTATTGACGCGCTCTTGGCTATGAGCGTCTGCAACTGCTGCCGCGGCGATACGAATCAGGACGGCGTGCTCGACGGTCTGGACCTTCAGGGGCTGGTTGATGCGATCCTGATGCCGCTTGACCCCTGCTCGCTCGACTACGCCAATGCCGACGTCAACGCCGACGATTTCGTCGATCTTGCGGATGTCGATGCCATGGTTGCGAAGCTGATCGCGGGGGAAACCTGCCCGGTCGGGCCATAGGGTTGCAGCGAGAATCAATCTGTTAACTTGACGGAAGATCGCGCCTAACCGATCATACCTCGGTCCATTCGCCGACGTAGCTCAGCGGTAGAGCACGGCTTTCGTAAAGCTGAGGTCGTGGGTTCAAATCCCACCGTCGGCTGTCATTCCTGACAGCTTGTTTACACTTGAAACTCGATCCGAAAACGGGCGGTCACTCGGAAACTTCAGCGACGGGGTCTTTCTCGGTGGAGGCGCTGACGCCCAGCAGCTTGACGTCGCGACAGAGATCATTCTCATCGAAGCGCAAGACACAATAGCGCGCGCCGCGGGAGTTGGTCCAGTTGCGGATGTTGTAAACCCGCATGATCTCGCCGGAGTCGCGGCTGCGCAGCGTGGCGAGAGGCTCTTCCAACTCGGCATCACGGCGGCAATCCTCGGGCGACTTGCCCATGACTTTGGGCTCGATGGCCGCCGCCTTGATGACGTCCTCGACTCCGTCAATGTTGCGCTTGACCCGCGACAGCGCGACAAGCTTGCCCTTTCGCGATTCGACGACCCAGTTTTGCGAATCCAAAAGATCGCCCTTGACCGGGTATGTGATCAACTCGCGATGGGCGTCGTCGGCATAGACCAACGTCTCCTGGCGATCGCCGAACATTTCGTCGGCGGCGGAAACAGGTTGGTCATAGAGCTTTTCCTGTCGCTTTTTCACGTCGGCATCGTTGATGGCATCGCCGATGGCCATGGATGCAAGGCTGGCCGGATGCAATCGACAGCCGGCTGACAGCGCGAGCATCAATCCGAGCGCCAGCAAGCTGGTTTTCCTGATGCCGCACTCGTGCGTTCCCAAGAACATGCTTCGCTCCGCTAAAGGGTCGCCCTGCCTCAGATATGGCTTCGACGGTGATTATGTATGGGCCATTTCGCGAACCGGAGGTGAACTGCTGATTGCGCGTCCGCCTGTGGCTGCGCGGCCGGTCCGGTTTTCCTCGTACCAGCGAATGGTCATGGGGATGCCCTCTTCGTAGCCGACGGTTGAGGTCCATCCCAATTCTTTGCGCGCCTTTTCGGCGGAGAAGAAGGTATCGCGGCCCATGAGCCAGACAGCGTATCGCGTGACGAGCGGGGGTTTCTTGGTCTTGAAGAGGTGACCGAAGCACTCCATGAGAAAGGCGGCGCGATAGGCCACTTTGAACGGCACGCGCTTTGTGACCGGGGGTTCGCCGATCGCCTTGGCGATGAGGTTGAAATATTGTCGCTGGGTCAGCTCGCCGTCGTTGCTGCAGTTGTAGGCCTGGCCAACGGCGCTGGGATTATCCGCGGCGAGAATGCAACCTTCGGCGACGTTTCCGGCGTAGACGACGTTGAGGCGGTTATCGCCGCTGCCGAGCAGCTTCGCCTTGCGATTTCGGATCATCGCCACCAGCCGCGCGATCGTTGCGCGATCGCGAGGCCCGTAGAGCCAGCTCGGGCGGATGACGGAATACTTCACTTTTCCACCGGCATTGTGACGTCGCCAGAGGTCCTCCTCGACGATGACCTTTGCCCGGGTGTAGTAGGACCACTTAAAGAGCTTTTGCCCCAGGGGGGCGGTCTCATCGAGGACGAGGCCCTTCTGGTTGACGTGGCCATAGACGCTGATTGAGCTGACGTGAATCAGCCGGGGGACGCCGGCTCGCTCAGCGGCTTCGAAGAGGTTTTTCGATCCTTCGATGGTCACCTTCACGAAGTCGGGCCAGGGTCCCCAGTCGCCGACGCGGGCCGCGGCGTGATAGATGCATTGGACGCCGTCGCAGGCCTTGAGGACGGACGCCATGTCGGAAAGGTCGCCTTCGACAAGCTCGACGCCCTGGCTGCGAAGCCAGGTGGTGTCGGCGGTGGGCCGGACCAGGGCGCGCACGGGCCGTCCGCGTTTGCGAAGCTGCTCGACGATATGGCTGCCCAGTAGGCCGGTTCCGCCGGTGACGAGATTCATGGTTTGTATCTGCTCCGAAACAAGACGGCCGGCACGGAGGCCGACCCAAACGAGCCTGGGGGGCCAACTGCCCACCGATAGCCCGATGACCGTAGGAGGAGAGCCTGGACCCGTCAAGGACGGCTGATCCTGACGGGCGCGCCACTCTTGGAAACCGGCAGTTAACGCGACACAGCAACGTTTTTTCTTGAGCCTGGCGCCATTTAATTCACAGATGCAATTCGCGATGCCCGGGTGGGGCCGTCGCGATGGTCGATGGCTGGGGCGGCAATTGTAAAGGCAAGCACAGCCGTCACTTCAGACGGCGAGCACGCTATCTCCGAAAGCGTCCCCGAAACTCGTCGGCGGGATATTTCTTTGCGTTCTTTACCATCTTCTCGCGCAGGGCCTCGGAGATGTCGATATCCAGGGCGTTCGCGAAGGAGAGGGCGAAGGCGAGGATGTCGGAGAGTTCTTCGCGGACGAGCTGGAAGTCCTCGGGTGCTTCGCGGATGTCGCGCGTGCGTCCTCCCTCGGCCCACTGGAAGTGCTCCATGAGCTCGGCGGCCTCGATGGCGATGGCCATGGAAAGATTCTTGGGATT
Proteins encoded in this region:
- a CDS encoding NAD-dependent epimerase/dehydratase family protein, producing MQTMNLVTGGTGLLGSHIVEQLRKRGRPVRALVRPTADTTWLRSQGVELVEGDLSDMASVLKACDGVQCIYHAAARVGDWGPWPDFVKVTIEGSKNLFEAAERAGVPRLIHVSSISVYGHVNQKGLVLDETAPLGQKLFKWSYYTRAKVIVEEDLWRRHNAGGKVKYSVIRPSWLYGPRDRATIARLVAMIRNRKAKLLGSGDNRLNVVYAGNVAEGCILAADNPSAVGQAYNCSNDGELTQRQYFNLIAKAIGEPPVTKRVPFKVAYRAAFLMECFGHLFKTKKPPLVTRYAVWLMGRDTFFSAEKARKELGWTSTVGYEEGIPMTIRWYEENRTGRAATGGRAISSSPPVREMAHT
- a CDS encoding nucleotide pyrophosphohydrolase, which produces MSDQTTTIADLRAMMKKFVDERDWNQFHNPKNLSMAIAIEAAELMEHFQWAEGGRTRDIREAPEDFQLVREELSDILAFALSFANALDIDISEALREKMVKNAKKYPADEFRGRFRR